From Streptomyces sp. NBC_00237, a single genomic window includes:
- a CDS encoding ABC transporter ATP-binding protein, producing the protein MRKTPEPGPAPAPAVHFTGAVKSYGGVRAVDGLSLALHPGETTALLGRNGAGKSTAIGLLLGLDEPDSGSVRLFGEAPALAVQAGRVGAMLQDGRPVPRVTVRELVSFVAKTYPKPMPVDEALDLAGIREFGPRRADRLSGGQIQRVRFAIALVGDPDLVVLDEPTAALDVEARRALWHSMRRFAARGKTVLFSTHYLTEADENASRIIVVDRGRVVADGSGDRLRREAGGNLVSFDLAGRPSEGLSVLPGVTGVEIRGDRARLRSDDSDATVVALAGMRAIRGLEVAPATLEDAFLRLTDPDGPAARVKENV; encoded by the coding sequence ATGAGGAAGACACCCGAACCGGGACCCGCCCCCGCCCCCGCCGTGCACTTCACCGGCGCCGTCAAGTCCTACGGCGGCGTCCGCGCGGTGGACGGACTGAGCCTCGCCCTGCACCCCGGCGAGACCACCGCCCTCCTCGGCCGCAACGGCGCGGGCAAGTCCACCGCCATCGGCCTCCTCCTCGGCCTGGACGAGCCCGACTCCGGCTCCGTCCGGCTCTTCGGCGAGGCCCCCGCCCTGGCCGTACAGGCGGGCCGGGTCGGGGCGATGCTCCAGGACGGGCGGCCCGTCCCCCGGGTGACCGTGCGCGAGCTGGTGTCCTTCGTGGCGAAGACGTACCCGAAGCCGATGCCCGTGGACGAGGCGCTCGACCTGGCCGGGATACGGGAGTTCGGGCCCCGGCGCGCGGACCGGCTGTCCGGCGGGCAGATCCAGCGGGTGCGGTTCGCCATCGCCCTGGTCGGCGACCCGGACCTCGTCGTACTGGACGAGCCGACGGCCGCGCTCGACGTCGAGGCCCGGCGGGCGCTGTGGCACTCGATGCGGCGCTTCGCGGCCCGTGGCAAGACCGTGCTGTTCTCCACCCACTACCTCACCGAGGCCGACGAGAACGCCTCCCGCATCATCGTCGTCGACCGGGGCCGCGTCGTCGCCGACGGCAGCGGCGACCGGCTGCGCCGCGAGGCGGGCGGAAACCTGGTCTCCTTCGACCTGGCGGGACGCCCCAGCGAGGGCCTGTCGGTGCTGCCCGGCGTGACCGGGGTCGAGATCAGAGGTGACCGCGCCCGGCTCCGCAGCGACGACTCCGACGCCACCGTCGTCGCCCTGGCCGGGATGCGGGCGATACGCGGCCTGGAAGTCGCCCCGGCCACCCTGGAGGACGCCTTCCTCCGCCTCACCGACCCCGACGGCCCTGCGGCCCGCGTCAAGGAGAACGTCTGA
- a CDS encoding MaoC/PaaZ C-terminal domain-containing protein, which produces MPIDVAKALAAEPRTGKAVWGHKDVQLYHLGLGAGVPATDPGELRYTLESKLHVLPSFATVAGAGMAMMGGLAAPGIEVDLAAVLHGGQTVTLHRPIPVEGEATLTSTVQAVYDKGKAAVIVLRSEAADADGPLWTNDSAVFVRGEGGFGGDRGPSARLEAPSREPEFTVERPIREEQALLYRLSGDWNPLHADPEFAKLAGFDKPILHGLCTYGMTLKAVVDTVLGGDVARVTSYATRFAGVVFPGETLRIRMWTDEGRTQVTVTAAGRDDAPVLADTVVTHS; this is translated from the coding sequence ATGCCCATCGACGTTGCGAAGGCCCTCGCCGCCGAGCCCCGGACCGGCAAGGCCGTCTGGGGTCACAAGGACGTCCAGCTCTACCACCTCGGCCTCGGCGCGGGTGTCCCCGCCACCGACCCCGGCGAACTGCGCTACACCCTGGAGAGCAAGCTCCACGTCCTGCCCAGCTTCGCCACCGTCGCGGGCGCGGGCATGGCCATGATGGGCGGGCTCGCGGCCCCCGGCATCGAGGTGGACCTCGCCGCCGTACTGCACGGCGGACAGACCGTCACCCTCCATCGCCCGATCCCCGTCGAGGGCGAAGCGACGCTGACCTCCACCGTCCAGGCCGTGTACGACAAGGGCAAGGCGGCGGTGATCGTCCTGCGCTCCGAGGCCGCCGACGCGGACGGCCCGCTCTGGACGAACGACTCCGCCGTCTTCGTGCGCGGCGAGGGCGGCTTCGGCGGCGACCGAGGCCCGTCCGCCCGGCTCGAAGCCCCGTCCCGTGAGCCGGAGTTCACCGTCGAGCGCCCGATCCGCGAGGAGCAGGCTCTCCTCTACCGCCTCTCCGGCGACTGGAACCCGCTGCACGCCGACCCCGAGTTCGCGAAGCTCGCGGGCTTCGACAAGCCGATCCTGCACGGCCTGTGCACGTACGGCATGACCCTGAAGGCCGTCGTGGACACGGTGCTCGGCGGGGACGTGGCCCGGGTGACCTCGTACGCCACCCGCTTCGCCGGGGTGGTCTTCCCGGGCGAGACCCTGCGCATCCGGATGTGGACCGATGAAGGCCGCACCCAGGTGACGGTGACGGCGGCCGGACGCGACGACGCGCCCGTACTGGCCGACACCGTCGTCACGCACTCATGA
- a CDS encoding Zn-dependent alcohol dehydrogenase codes for MRAAVLHEIGQDKLEVLDDVEAVGFGPGKVKIRVRATGLCHSDVSAMNGVLPQPAPFIPGHEGAGEIVDVGDGVEGLTAGDRVLVCWLPACGTCPACKRGQTQLCLAGFMNAGTPNFKRPGGDVFGFAGTGTFTEEVVVGAGCAVPIPDDVPFEIAALIGCGVTTGLGAAINTAQVQAGSSVAVIGCGGVGISAIQGARVQGAAQIVAVDPVASRREAARRFGATEAVSPDELADAKQRITAGEGFDYVFEVVGKSATARTAYEATRRGGTLCVVGAGAMDDYFQVNMFELFFDEKRILPSMYGGGDVLRSYERAIALWRAGRIDLESMITHRVQLAEINEALEQMRTGVALRTSIAL; via the coding sequence ATGCGCGCTGCCGTACTGCACGAGATAGGACAGGACAAGCTTGAAGTCCTCGACGACGTCGAGGCGGTGGGCTTCGGCCCGGGCAAGGTGAAGATCCGGGTGCGGGCCACCGGGCTCTGCCACTCCGACGTCTCCGCGATGAACGGCGTCCTGCCGCAGCCCGCCCCCTTCATCCCCGGCCACGAGGGCGCGGGCGAGATCGTGGACGTCGGCGACGGCGTCGAGGGGCTGACGGCGGGCGACCGCGTCCTGGTCTGCTGGCTCCCCGCCTGCGGGACGTGTCCGGCCTGCAAGCGCGGCCAGACGCAGCTCTGCCTCGCCGGTTTCATGAACGCGGGCACCCCCAACTTCAAGCGCCCCGGCGGTGACGTCTTCGGCTTCGCCGGAACCGGCACCTTCACCGAGGAGGTCGTGGTCGGCGCCGGTTGCGCGGTCCCGATCCCCGACGACGTCCCCTTCGAGATCGCCGCGCTGATCGGCTGCGGGGTGACGACGGGACTGGGCGCCGCCATCAACACGGCACAGGTGCAGGCCGGTTCGTCGGTCGCCGTCATCGGCTGCGGGGGAGTGGGCATCTCCGCGATCCAGGGGGCGCGGGTGCAGGGCGCGGCGCAGATCGTCGCCGTCGACCCGGTCGCCTCGCGTCGGGAGGCCGCGCGGAGGTTCGGCGCGACGGAGGCGGTGTCGCCGGACGAACTGGCCGACGCCAAACAGCGGATCACGGCAGGGGAGGGCTTCGACTACGTCTTCGAGGTCGTGGGCAAGTCCGCCACCGCCAGGACCGCGTACGAGGCGACCCGGCGCGGCGGCACGCTCTGCGTGGTCGGCGCGGGCGCGATGGACGACTACTTCCAGGTCAACATGTTCGAGCTGTTCTTCGACGAGAAGCGGATCCTGCCGTCGATGTACGGGGGCGGGGACGTGCTGCGTTCGTACGAGCGGGCCATCGCGCTGTGGCGGGCGGGGCGCATCGACCTGGAGAGCATGATCACGCACCGGGTCCAGCTGGCGGAGATCAACGAGGCCCTGGAACAGATGCGGACGGGCGTGGCCCTCCGTACGTCCATCGCACTCTGA
- a CDS encoding 3-oxoacyl-ACP reductase, translating to MSLPLEGLSAIVTGAGRGLGRAEAVELARLGASVVVNDFGQPGRDGSGAASAGPAEEVVAEIRAAGGAAVAHLGDVADFEQARGLVELTVREFGKLDVLVNNAGILRDRMIFSMSEEEWDSVIRVHLKGHFNTTHFAAVHWRERSKGAGGPVYGRIVNTSSEAFLAGSAGQPNYAAAKGGVVGLTTSTALALRKYGVTANAICPRARTRMTEDVFAGFAEEAGPGGLDALAPEHVAPLVGYLASPAAGRVNGQLLVVHGGMVAVVERPRVAAKFDAEKGVFSYGELDEVLSGYFGGRPDGETFGAGEVLGLKRG from the coding sequence ATGTCACTGCCCCTGGAAGGGCTTTCCGCGATCGTCACGGGTGCGGGCCGGGGGCTCGGCCGGGCCGAGGCCGTCGAACTCGCCCGGCTCGGCGCGAGCGTGGTCGTCAACGACTTCGGACAGCCGGGCCGGGACGGCTCGGGCGCCGCGTCCGCCGGGCCCGCGGAGGAGGTCGTGGCGGAGATCAGGGCGGCCGGGGGCGCGGCCGTGGCCCATCTCGGAGACGTCGCCGACTTCGAACAGGCCCGTGGGCTGGTGGAGTTGACGGTGCGGGAGTTCGGGAAGCTGGACGTCCTGGTGAACAACGCGGGCATCCTGCGGGACCGGATGATCTTCTCGATGAGCGAGGAGGAGTGGGACTCGGTGATCCGGGTCCACCTGAAGGGTCACTTCAACACGACGCACTTCGCGGCCGTGCACTGGCGGGAGAGGTCGAAGGGGGCGGGCGGGCCGGTGTACGGGCGGATCGTCAACACCTCGTCGGAGGCTTTCCTCGCAGGGTCGGCGGGCCAGCCGAACTACGCGGCGGCGAAGGGGGGCGTGGTCGGGCTGACGACGTCGACGGCGCTGGCGCTGCGGAAGTACGGGGTGACGGCGAACGCGATCTGTCCTCGGGCGCGGACGAGGATGACGGAGGACGTGTTCGCGGGGTTCGCCGAGGAGGCCGGTCCTGGTGGCCTGGACGCGCTCGCCCCCGAGCACGTGGCGCCGCTGGTGGGGTACTTGGCGTCGCCTGCGGCGGGGCGGGTGAACGGGCAGTTGCTGGTGGTGCACGGGGGGATGGTGGCGGTGGTGGAGAGGCCGAGGGTGGCGGCGAAGTTCGACGCGGAGAAGGGGGTGTTTTCGTACGGGGAGCTGGATGAGGTGCTGTCGGGGTATTTCGGGGGGCGGCCGGATGGGGAGACGTTTGGGGCGGGGGAGGTGTTGGGGCTGAAGCGGGGGTAG
- a CDS encoding Nif3-like dinuclear metal center hexameric protein, with the protein MPRLSEVIAALDALWPPERAESWDAVGTVCGDPDTEVNRVLFAVDPVQEIADEALRLGADLIVTHHPLYLRGTTTVAAGHFKGRVVHTLIRNDIALHVAHTNADTADPGVSDALAAALGLRVTGPLVPDPSDPHGRRGLGRLCELDHPMTVREFAAHAAKSLPATAQGIRFAGDPEATVRTVAVSGGSGDSLFARVRAAGVDAFLTADLRHHPVSEAREEARGQARETAPTPALFDAAHWATEWPWCEQAASQLEAISDREGWHLRVHVSATVTDPWTSHFSSPGAPN; encoded by the coding sequence GTGCCCCGTCTGTCTGAAGTCATCGCCGCGCTCGACGCCCTCTGGCCCCCCGAGCGGGCCGAGAGCTGGGACGCCGTCGGTACGGTCTGTGGCGATCCCGACACCGAGGTGAACCGGGTCCTGTTCGCCGTCGACCCCGTCCAGGAGATCGCCGACGAGGCTCTCCGGCTCGGCGCGGACCTGATCGTCACCCACCACCCGCTCTATCTGCGCGGTACGACGACGGTCGCGGCCGGTCACTTCAAGGGCCGCGTCGTGCACACCCTGATCAGGAACGACATCGCCCTGCACGTCGCGCACACCAACGCCGACACCGCCGACCCCGGCGTCTCGGACGCGCTCGCGGCCGCCCTCGGCCTCCGGGTCACCGGCCCCCTCGTACCGGATCCGAGCGATCCGCACGGGCGTCGCGGCCTCGGCAGGCTGTGCGAGCTGGATCACCCGATGACCGTCCGCGAGTTCGCCGCGCACGCCGCGAAGTCGCTGCCCGCCACCGCGCAGGGCATCCGCTTCGCGGGCGACCCGGAGGCGACGGTCCGTACGGTCGCGGTCTCCGGCGGCTCGGGCGACAGCCTCTTCGCGCGGGTCAGGGCGGCCGGTGTGGACGCGTTCCTGACCGCGGACCTGCGCCACCACCCCGTCTCCGAAGCCCGTGAGGAAGCCCGCGGGCAGGCCCGCGAGACGGCCCCGACTCCCGCGCTGTTCGACGCCGCGCACTGGGCCACCGAGTGGCCCTGGTGCGAGCAGGCCGCGTCGCAGCTCGAAGCGATTTCCGACCGCGAGGGGTGGCACCTGCGGGTGCACGTCTCGGCGACGGTCACCGACCCCTGGACATCCCACTTCTCTTCTCCTGGAGCCCCCAACTGA
- a CDS encoding zinc ribbon domain-containing protein codes for MNAAPADQIRLLDVQALDVRLSQLTHKRTSLPEHAEIESLTKDLTQLRDLLVAAQTEESDTAREQTKAEQDVDQVRQRAARNQQRLDSGAITSPKDLENLQKEIVSLAKRQGDLEDVVLEVMERRESAQERAAELTERVGAVQGKVDDATARRDAATAEFDGEAAKVSKEREVVVASIPADLVKLYEKLRTQSGGVGAARLYQRRCEGCQLELNITEVMEVRAAAPDAVLRCENCRRILVRTSDSGI; via the coding sequence CTGAACGCCGCGCCCGCCGACCAGATCCGACTTCTCGACGTCCAGGCCCTCGACGTACGGCTGTCGCAGCTCACCCACAAGCGCACGTCGCTGCCCGAGCACGCCGAGATCGAGTCGCTCACCAAGGACCTCACCCAGCTCCGCGACCTGCTGGTCGCCGCGCAGACCGAGGAGAGCGACACCGCCCGCGAGCAGACCAAGGCCGAGCAGGACGTCGACCAGGTCCGCCAGCGCGCCGCCCGCAACCAGCAGCGCCTGGACTCCGGTGCGATCACCTCGCCCAAGGACCTGGAGAACCTCCAGAAGGAGATCGTCTCGCTGGCCAAGCGCCAGGGTGACCTGGAGGACGTCGTCCTGGAGGTCATGGAGCGCCGCGAGTCCGCGCAGGAGCGCGCCGCCGAGCTGACCGAGCGCGTGGGCGCGGTCCAGGGCAAGGTCGACGACGCCACCGCGCGCCGCGACGCCGCGACCGCCGAGTTCGACGGGGAGGCCGCGAAGGTCTCCAAGGAGCGCGAGGTCGTCGTCGCCTCCATCCCCGCCGACCTGGTCAAGCTGTACGAGAAGCTGCGCACGCAGTCCGGCGGGGTGGGCGCCGCCCGCCTCTACCAGCGCCGCTGCGAGGGCTGCCAGCTGGAGCTGAACATCACCGAGGTCATGGAGGTCCGCGCCGCGGCCCCCGACGCGGTGCTGCGCTGCGAGAACTGCCGCCGCATCCTGGTCCGTACGTCGGACTCGGGGATCTAG
- a CDS encoding bifunctional RNase H/acid phosphatase, which yields MARTVVVEADGGSRGNPGPAGYGAVVLDPQTGETLAEAAEYIGVATNNVAEYKGLIAGLKAVRELFPDARVHVRMDSKLVVEQMSGRWKIKHPDMKPLAAEAATILPRAQVRYEWIPREKNKHADRLANEAMDAGKKGKQWEPSGSTAALKGPAPEPRVVGDATAGAAKARAALAGARKAAPVADEGLFPLDAALDAALDADLDAAFDAHLDVAEAPAVTPSVGWGPAADMGAPATLVLLRHGETLLTPEKRFSGSGGSDPELSAVGRKQAEAVAASLAARGTIQAVVSSPLTRCRETADAVATRLGLPVRIDKDLRETDFGAWEGLTFAEVRQRYAEDLDDWLASADVAPTGGGESFAVVAERVAAARDRLAEEYAGKTVLVVTHVTPVKTLVRLALGAPPESLFKMELSAASLSTVAYYADGNASVRLLNDTSHLR from the coding sequence ATGGCGCGCACTGTCGTCGTCGAGGCCGACGGAGGCTCCCGGGGCAACCCGGGGCCCGCCGGATACGGTGCGGTCGTCCTCGACCCGCAGACCGGCGAGACGCTGGCCGAGGCCGCCGAGTACATCGGCGTCGCCACGAACAACGTCGCCGAGTACAAGGGCCTGATCGCCGGGCTGAAGGCCGTCCGCGAGCTCTTCCCCGACGCCAGGGTCCACGTACGCATGGACTCCAAGCTCGTCGTCGAGCAGATGTCGGGCCGCTGGAAGATCAAGCACCCGGACATGAAGCCCCTCGCGGCCGAGGCGGCGACGATCCTGCCGCGCGCCCAGGTCCGCTACGAGTGGATCCCGCGCGAGAAGAACAAGCACGCGGACCGGCTCGCCAACGAGGCCATGGACGCGGGCAAGAAGGGCAAGCAGTGGGAGCCCTCGGGCTCCACCGCCGCCCTGAAGGGCCCGGCTCCGGAGCCTCGCGTGGTCGGCGACGCGACCGCCGGTGCGGCGAAGGCGCGGGCGGCGCTGGCGGGGGCCCGCAAGGCCGCCCCCGTGGCGGACGAGGGACTCTTTCCCCTCGACGCCGCCCTCGACGCCGCCCTTGACGCAGACCTCGACGCCGCCTTCGACGCCCACCTCGACGTCGCCGAGGCTCCGGCCGTGACCCCCTCCGTCGGCTGGGGTCCCGCAGCCGATATGGGCGCGCCCGCCACGCTCGTCCTGCTGCGGCACGGCGAGACGCTGCTCACCCCGGAGAAGCGCTTCTCGGGCAGCGGCGGCAGCGACCCCGAGCTCTCGGCCGTGGGCCGCAAGCAGGCCGAGGCGGTCGCCGCCTCGCTCGCCGCGCGCGGCACGATCCAGGCGGTCGTCAGCTCCCCGCTGACCCGCTGCCGCGAGACGGCCGACGCGGTCGCCACCCGCCTCGGGCTGCCCGTACGCATCGATAAGGACCTGCGCGAGACGGACTTCGGCGCCTGGGAGGGCCTGACGTTCGCCGAGGTCAGGCAGCGGTACGCGGAGGACCTCGACGACTGGCTGGCCTCCGCCGACGTCGCCCCGACCGGCGGCGGCGAGAGCTTCGCCGTGGTGGCCGAGCGGGTCGCGGCGGCCCGTGACCGCCTCGCGGAGGAGTACGCGGGCAAGACGGTCCTGGTCGTCACGCACGTCACCCCGGTCAAGACGCTCGTCCGCCTCGCGCTGGGCGCCCCGCCGGAGTCCCTCTTCAAGATGGAGCTCTCGGCGGCCTCGCTGTCGACGGTGGCCTACTACGCGGACGGCAACGCGTCCGTCCGGCTGCTGAACGACACGTCGCACCTGCGCTGA
- the eda gene encoding bifunctional 4-hydroxy-2-oxoglutarate aldolase/2-dehydro-3-deoxy-phosphogluconate aldolase, translated as MASSSVLDLAPVVPVVVLHDAADAVPLARALVAGGLPAIEVTLRTPDALDAIRAIADGVPDAVVGAGTVLNPAQVADSVAAGARFLVSPGWTDGLLEAMRTSGVPFLPGVSTTSEVVALLERGVTEMKFFPAEAAGGTPYLKSLSAPLPRARFCPTGGISLASAPSYLALPNVGCVGGTWMLPADAIADKDWGRVEVLAREAAALR; from the coding sequence ATGGCCTCTTCCTCCGTGCTCGACCTCGCCCCCGTCGTCCCCGTCGTCGTCCTCCACGACGCCGCCGACGCCGTTCCGCTCGCCCGTGCCCTGGTCGCCGGTGGGCTGCCCGCCATCGAGGTCACCCTGCGCACCCCCGACGCCCTCGACGCGATACGGGCCATCGCCGACGGGGTGCCGGACGCCGTGGTCGGGGCGGGGACGGTACTGAACCCCGCCCAGGTCGCCGACTCCGTCGCGGCCGGGGCCCGGTTCCTGGTCAGCCCCGGGTGGACGGACGGCCTCCTGGAGGCCATGCGGACGTCCGGGGTGCCGTTCCTGCCCGGGGTCTCCACCACGTCCGAGGTCGTCGCGCTCCTGGAACGCGGCGTCACCGAGATGAAGTTCTTCCCGGCCGAGGCCGCCGGAGGCACCCCGTACCTGAAGTCGCTCTCCGCGCCCCTCCCCCGGGCCCGTTTCTGCCCGACCGGCGGCATCTCCCTCGCCTCCGCGCCTTCCTACCTCGCGCTCCCCAACGTCGGCTGCGTGGGCGGGACGTGGATGCTTCCGGCCGATGCGATCGCGGACAAGGACTGGGGCCGCGTGGAGGTGCTGGCCCGGGAGGCAGCCGCCCTGCGGTGA
- the yaaA gene encoding peroxide stress protein YaaA, whose protein sequence is MLVLLPPSEGKAAPGRGAPLKPEGLSLPGLAAARKAVLEELVELCRGDEDKAREVLGLSEGLRGEVAKNAELFTSGTRPAGEVYTGVLYDALDLASLDAAARKRARQWLLVFSGLWGAVGVGDRIPSYRCSMGVKLPGLGALGAYWRPAMAEVLPQAAGNGLVLDLRSSAYVAAWKPQGEVAGRTATVRVLHAQLVDGVEKRSVVSHFNKATKGRIVRDLLVAGAAPADPAELVVALRDLGHVVEATEPAKAGKPWALDVVVRQIH, encoded by the coding sequence GTGCTCGTCCTCCTCCCGCCCTCCGAAGGCAAGGCCGCCCCGGGGCGCGGTGCCCCGCTCAAGCCCGAGGGGCTGTCGCTGCCCGGCCTGGCCGCCGCCAGGAAGGCCGTACTGGAGGAGCTCGTCGAGCTCTGCCGGGGCGACGAGGACAAGGCCCGCGAGGTGCTCGGCCTGAGCGAGGGACTGCGCGGCGAGGTCGCCAAGAACGCCGAACTGTTCACCTCGGGCACCCGCCCCGCCGGGGAGGTCTACACCGGCGTCCTGTACGACGCCCTCGACCTCGCCTCTCTCGACGCCGCCGCCCGCAAGCGCGCCCGGCAGTGGCTGCTGGTGTTCTCGGGGCTGTGGGGTGCGGTGGGGGTCGGCGACCGGATCCCCTCGTACCGCTGCTCGATGGGCGTGAAGCTGCCGGGCCTCGGCGCGCTGGGTGCGTACTGGCGGCCCGCGATGGCGGAGGTCCTGCCGCAGGCCGCCGGGAACGGCCTGGTCCTGGACCTGCGGTCCTCGGCGTACGTGGCGGCGTGGAAGCCGCAGGGGGAGGTGGCCGGACGCACGGCCACCGTGCGCGTGCTGCACGCGCAGCTGGTCGACGGCGTGGAGAAGCGCTCGGTGGTCAGCCACTTCAACAAGGCGACGAAGGGCCGGATCGTACGGGACCTGCTGGTGGCCGGAGCGGCACCCGCCGACCCCGCCGAACTGGTGGTCGCCCTGCGCGACCTCGGGCACGTCGTCGAGGCGACGGAGCCCGCGAAGGCGGGGAAGCCGTGGGCGCTGGACGTGGTGGTCCGCCAGATCCACTGA
- a CDS encoding GNAT family N-acetyltransferase, translating into MPSSLRDILSSVAQGQYPAPDGRTVVVPQPSPRDAGVLAFTAHSVIFSDQDPEWIRETLAQSCPDPFSASLHPAFLAALMVRTGRRMDTVGSLTLAPALPGPPPLELTEIEDQDHPRVARARRYRDDVRVWSSDGGGILVIGRGLAGRWETAIEVDEESRHRGLGRALAESARHLIPLGDVIWSQQAPGNARSVRAFQAAGYRPVGAEALLIAA; encoded by the coding sequence GTGCCCAGCTCATTGCGCGACATTCTTTCCTCCGTGGCGCAGGGGCAGTACCCGGCGCCGGACGGCCGGACCGTCGTGGTCCCGCAGCCGAGCCCCCGCGACGCGGGCGTGCTCGCGTTCACCGCGCACTCGGTGATCTTCTCGGACCAGGACCCGGAGTGGATACGGGAGACCCTGGCGCAGTCCTGTCCCGACCCCTTCTCGGCATCGCTGCACCCGGCGTTCCTGGCCGCGCTGATGGTGCGGACGGGCCGCCGCATGGACACGGTCGGCTCCCTCACCCTGGCCCCCGCGCTGCCGGGCCCGCCGCCGCTGGAGCTGACGGAGATCGAGGACCAGGACCACCCGAGGGTGGCGCGGGCCCGCAGGTACCGCGACGACGTACGGGTCTGGTCGTCCGACGGCGGCGGCATCCTGGTCATCGGGCGCGGGCTGGCCGGACGCTGGGAGACGGCGATCGAGGTCGACGAGGAGTCCCGGCACCGGGGGCTCGGCCGGGCCCTCGCTGAGTCGGCGCGGCACCTGATCCCGCTGGGTGACGTCATCTGGTCCCAGCAGGCCCCGGGCAACGCCCGCAGCGTCCGCGCCTTCCAGGCCGCCGGCTACCGCCCGGTGGGCGCAGAGGCCCTGCTGATCGCGGCCTAG
- a CDS encoding RNB domain-containing ribonuclease: MPRRHIHVTGIGTGTSTSAEAAPLREALRSLRVSMDVPADPSGPAAFPPDVLAEAEHAAQHPALPPAPFDATGLPLFTIDPPTSTDLDQAMHLARRQGGGYRVHYAIADVAAFVTPGGALDAEAHRRVTTLYFPDEKVPLHPRLLSEGAASLLPGQTCPALLWRIDLDADGATVVTDVRRALVRSRAKLDYEGVQHRIDTNTADEPLALLRTIGLLREEQERARGGISLNVPEQEIELRDGAYHLAYRTPLPADGWNAQISLLTGMAAADLMTASGNGILRTLPAAPDGAISRLRRTARALRIDWPHHTSYADIVRSLDPANPAHAAFLQECTTLLRGAGYTVFTGGEIPEHALHAAVAAPYTHCTAPLRRLVDRYAGELCLAAVAGEEPPEWVMSALSELPKEMTEGTRRQNTVERECVDIVEAALLKDRVGELFDAHVVDVKDHEPTVGTVQLDSAGLAVIARVEGGGTLPLGERIQVRLTQADPGTAKVQFRPA, translated from the coding sequence ATGCCCCGCCGCCACATCCACGTCACCGGAATCGGCACCGGCACCAGCACCAGCGCCGAAGCCGCCCCCCTCCGCGAGGCCCTCCGCTCCCTGCGGGTGAGCATGGACGTCCCCGCCGACCCCTCCGGCCCCGCCGCCTTCCCGCCCGACGTCCTTGCCGAGGCCGAGCACGCCGCCCAGCACCCCGCCCTTCCCCCCGCCCCGTTCGACGCCACCGGCCTCCCCCTCTTCACCATCGACCCGCCCACCTCCACCGACCTCGACCAGGCCATGCATCTGGCCCGCCGGCAAGGGGGCGGCTACCGCGTCCACTACGCCATCGCGGACGTCGCCGCGTTCGTCACCCCGGGCGGCGCCCTCGACGCCGAGGCGCACCGCCGCGTCACCACCCTGTACTTCCCCGACGAGAAGGTCCCCCTCCACCCCCGGCTCCTCTCCGAGGGCGCCGCGAGCCTCCTCCCCGGCCAGACCTGCCCGGCCCTCCTCTGGCGCATCGACCTCGACGCGGACGGCGCGACCGTCGTCACCGACGTCCGCCGCGCCCTCGTCCGCAGCCGCGCCAAGCTCGACTACGAGGGCGTCCAGCACCGGATCGACACCAACACGGCCGACGAACCCCTCGCCCTCCTGCGCACCATCGGGCTCCTCCGCGAGGAGCAGGAGCGGGCCCGGGGCGGCATCTCCCTCAACGTCCCCGAGCAGGAGATCGAGCTCCGCGACGGCGCCTACCACCTCGCCTACCGCACCCCGCTCCCCGCCGACGGCTGGAACGCCCAGATCTCCCTGCTCACCGGAATGGCCGCCGCCGACCTCATGACCGCGTCCGGCAACGGCATCCTGCGCACCCTCCCCGCCGCCCCCGACGGCGCGATCTCCCGCCTGCGCCGTACCGCGCGCGCCCTGCGCATCGACTGGCCGCACCACACGTCGTACGCCGACATCGTCCGCTCCCTGGACCCGGCGAACCCCGCCCACGCCGCCTTCCTCCAGGAGTGCACCACCCTCCTGCGCGGCGCGGGCTACACCGTCTTCACCGGCGGCGAGATCCCGGAGCACGCCCTGCACGCCGCCGTGGCCGCCCCGTACACGCACTGCACCGCACCCCTGCGCCGTCTCGTCGACCGGTACGCGGGCGAGCTGTGCCTCGCGGCGGTGGCGGGGGAGGAGCCCCCGGAGTGGGTGATGTCCGCCCTGTCCGAACTCCCCAAGGAGATGACGGAGGGCACCCGCCGCCAGAACACCGTCGAGCGCGAGTGCGTCGACATCGTCGAGGCGGCCCTCCTCAAGGACCGCGTCGGGGAACTCTTCGACGCCCACGTCGTCGACGTCAAGGACCACGAACCGACGGTCGGCACCGTCCAGTTGGACAGTGCCGGCCTCGCCGTCATCGCCCGTGTCGAGGGCGGCGGCACCCTCCCCCTCGGCGAACGCATCCAGGTCAGGCTGACGCAGGCAGACCCCGGGACGGCGAAGGTCCAGTTCCGGCCCGCGTGA